Within the Streptomyces sp. NBC_00353 genome, the region AGCACCACGCCGGATGTGACGAATCTTCACCTTCCGTCCGGGATGCCGCCGTTGCACGGCCTGCCGAATGCGCTGTCGTCTCCGCATGTCGCACCGTCGCCCAGTGCCGGGTGGCACCGGACGACGGGCCGGGCGCCGGACGGGATGGCGCGGTTCGCGGCCGGTCCGCCCTTCGCGAAACCGGTGCCCGCCGAGAGGCCTGAATCACTCGGTCCGACCGCTCCACCCGAACCGTCATGAACCCCGTATCTCAATAAAATGGAACCATCCCATCCAGGCTCGTGAGACCGGGAGACACCATGAGATTCGTACAAGTAATCGACTGCAAGACGGAGCGGTTCGATGACATGGACCGCCTCATGGACGAGTGGGTCGAACAGACCAAGGGTTCCCGGACCGCCACTCACAGCCTGATCGGCAAGGACCGCTCCAACGGCGCCCACTACGTGGAGATCGTCGAATTTCCCTCGTACGAGGACGCGGTGGCGAACTCCAAGCTTCCGGAGACCGACCGGATCTTCCAGGAAATCGTGGCGCTCTGCGACGAGACGCCCACCTTCATCGATCTCGACGTGGTCCGCGACGAACAGTTGAACCAGACACTGTCCCGCAGGTTCTTCCACGAGATCGCCGTCGGCGGCAATCTGGACGCCATCGACGAGGTGTTCGCGCCCGACTACGCCGACCACGACATCGCGAAGGAAGAGGAGACCGTGATCGGGTCCGGCAGCCTCCGGGACGATCTCATCGGATGGCGGGCCGCCTTCGACTTCTCCTTCGACCTGGACCGGCAGATCTGCGAGGGCAACGACGTCGTGACGCTGTGGACCTGGACCGGCACCCACAAGGGCGACTTCATGGGCATCCCGCCGACGGGCAGGCAGTGCATCATGACCGGCACCACGATCTTCCGGTTCAAGAACGGCAGGATCCAGGAGGGCTGGTGGCACGAGGACGTCATGGGCCTGATGCGCCAGCTCGGCGCGGTCGACTGAACCCCGCCCGACCGAGCACCGAGGAACGAAGAAGACCGAAGGCCCCCTGTTCCCGCCGCTGAGCGGCGGGAACAAGGGGCCTTCTACGGCTGTGCGCCGGTGCGGCTACGCGTCAGTGCGAGTGACCGTGACCGCCGTGACCGGCGTCGGCCTCTTCCTCGGCCGGCTTCTCGACGACCAGGGTCTCGGTCGTGAGCAGCAGCGACGCGATGGACGCGGCGTTCTCCAGCGCGGAGCGGGTGACCTTGACCGGGTCGATGACGCCGGCCTTCACCAGGTCGCCGTACTCACCGGTCGCGGCGTTGAAGCCCTGGCCCTTGTCGAGGTCGGCGACCTTCGAGGTGATGACGTAACCCTCGAGGCCCGCGTTCTCGGCGATCCAGCGCAGCGGCTCGACGGCGGCGCGGCGCACGACCGCGACACCGGTGGCCTCGTCGCCGGTCTTGCCGAGGTTGCCCTCGAGGACCTTGACGGCGTGGACCAGAGCGGAGCCACCACCGGAGACGATGCCCTCCTCGACCGCGGCGCGGGTCGCGGAGATGGCGTCCTCCAGACGGTGCTTCTTCTCCTTGAGCTCCACCTCGGTGGCGGCACCGACGCGGATCACGCACACGCCGCCGGCCAGCTTCGCAAGGCGCTCCTGGAGCTTCTCGCGGTCCCAGTCGGAGTCCGTGGAGTCGATCTCGGCCTTGATCTGGTTGACCCGGCCCTTGACGTCGCCGGGCTCGCCGCCGCCGTCCACGATGGTCGTGTCGTCCTTGGAGACGGTCACGCGGCGCGCCGTGCCCAGCACGTCCAGACCGGCCTGGTCGAGCTTGAGGCCGACCTCCTCGGCGATGACGGTCGCACCGGTGAGGGTGGCGATGTCGCCGAGCATGGCCTTGCGGCGGTCACCGAAGCCCGGGGCCTTCACCGCGACGGCGTTGAAGGTGCCACGGATCTTGTTGACGACCAGGGTCGACAGGGCCTCGCCCTCGACGTCCTCGGCGATGATCAGCAGCGGCTTGGAGCCACCGGCCTGGATGACCTTCTCCAGCAGCGGGAGCAGCTCCTGGATCGAGCCGATCTTGCCCTGGTGGATCAGGATGTACGGGTCGTCGAGGACGGCCTCCATACGCTCCTGGTCGGTCACCATGTACGGGGACAGGTAACCCTTGTCGAAGGCCATGCCCTCGGTGAACTCGAGGTCCAGACCGAAGGTGTTGGACTCCTCGACGGTGATGACACCGTCCTTGCCGACCTTGTCCATCGCGTCCGCGATGAGCTCGCCGACCTGCGAGTCCTGCGCGGAGAGCGCGGCCACGGCGGCGATGTCGGACTTGTCGTCGATCGGGCGGGCGGTCGCGAGGAGCTCCTCGGACACGGCCTTGACCGCGGCGTCGATGCCCTTCTTCAGGGCGGCCGGGGACGCACCCGCGGCAACGTTGCGCAGGCCCTCGCGGACGAGCGCCTGGGCGAGCACGGTGGCGGTGGTGGTGCCGTCACCCGCTACGTCGTTGGTCTTGGTCGCCACCTCCTTCACCAGCTGGGCACCGAGGTTCTCGTACGGGTCGTCGAGCTCGACCTCGCGCGCGATGGTGACACCGTCGTTGGTGATGGTGGGAGCGCCGAACTTCTTGTCGATGACGACGTTGCGGCCCTTGGGGCCGATCGTCACCTTCACCGTGTCGGCAAGCTTGTTGACGCCACGCTCAAGGGCGCGACGGGCGTCCTCGTCGAACTTCAGAATCTTCGCCATGGGAGCTGAGCTGTCCTCTCAAACGAACTGCGCCCCCGACCGCCGGCTAGGTATTTCGCAGGGGGCCAGGGGCGCAGAACAGAAGCAAACGTGAGTGAATTACTTCTCGACGATCGCGAGCACGTCGCGAGCCGAGAGGACGAGGTACTCCTCGCCGTTGTACTTCACCTCGGTGCCGCCGTACTTGCTGTAGAGCACGATGTCACCGGTGTTGACGTCGAGCGGAAGACGCTCGCCGTTCTCGAAGCGACCCGGGCCCACGGCCAGGACGACGCCCTCCTGGGGCTTCTCCTTGGCGGTGTCCGGGATGACCAGGCCAGAGGCCGTGGTCTGCTCGGCGTCGAGCGGCTGGACCACAATGCGGTCCTCAAGCGGCTTGATGGCAACCTTGGAGCTGGTGGTCGTCACGATCCGGCCTCCCCCTTCGGAGATCTCGGGGTTAACTGCGGGGTTAACTGTCTGGGGTGGCGACCAGGTGGATCCGTCGTCGCGGGTGCCGGACCTGCCAGTCGCGCAGTACTGCTGGCACTCTCCAGTGGGGAGTGCCAGAGCCGAGACTATGACCGCGATTAGCACTCGGTCAAGCGGAGTGCCAATTCGGTGCGGTCGTGGCGTGGCAGCCACGGGCAGGGTCCCCTGGCGCGCAACCCAGGAGCATGCGCCCCGGGCGAGGCTCGCGGGACGAAGTTCACGGGCCCGCGACGTCCACGGGCACACGGCTACCGCCGGTCGCACCCGGCCCCGGGGTCCACGGCGCCGTACGATTCCGGCCGGTCCGGCTGCCGCTGCCTCTGCGGTGGCGACATCCGGGGGGCCGCGGACTCCCGCGGCCGGTCCCGCCGCCCGCAGGCGGTGACGACCCGCGACCCGGGCGCCCCGTGATCACCCCGCACGTCCACCTTCGGCCCCGACTCCGACGTCCGCCCCGCCGCCGGCGCCCGGTGCGGGCCGTGCACCTTCTGCGCAGCCTTCCGGCCCAGTCGTTCGATCGGGTCGACCGACTGCGCACATCCGGCGGTGGCAGTCAGAAGAACGCCTGCCGCCAGTAGTCCGGCGAGCAGCCGGCGCGCCCGGCTCATACGCAGTCCTCCGGCCGTGCCACGGCGTAGCCCTTGTCCGTGTCGGTCTTCATGACCGCCGTGATCGTCTTCATGACCGCGCGGATCATGACGGCCAGACCGCCGCTGCCGTCCAAGTCCGGGGCGCCCCCGGAAGTGCGCGAGGGGCGCGGCCGGAACCGCATATCCCGGCCGCCCCGTCGCAGGTCACCCTGCCTGCGACAGATCGAGCCCGACCTCCGCCCCGTCATGGCAAATTCTTCCTTTTGTCGTAAAACCGCATGAGCTCGGATAGTGGCAGCAGTCGAACGATCACTCGGCCCGACACCGCCGCCGACCCCCGAGCGGTCCCCCGGCTGGCTCACAATGGGCCGGTGAACGCCTTCGCCCCGACCGGCCCGACAGACCCGCGCGACCCGAGCAGCCCGAGCGACCCGTCCGGTGCCACCGACCCGCTCACCGACCCGCTCGCCGCCTTCACGGCACTGCGCGCCCCCGAGGGCGCGGCGCTCCTGACCGAGCTGCGGTCCTACGACCCCGCCCAGGAGCTCGCCACCGCGACCCGGCTGCGCCGCAGCCACCCGGCCGCACTGGTCTCGGCGGCGCTGGGGCAGGCGCGGCTGCGGCAGCGGGCGGTGGCGAAGTTCGGTGCCGAGGACGCGTACCGGATGTTCTTCACGCCGAACGGTGTCGAGCAGGCGACCCGGACCTCGGTAGCCACGTACCGGGCCGGCCGGTTCGCCGCAGCCGGCGTCCGCAGCGTCGCCGATCTCTGCTGCGGGATCGGTGGTGACGCCATCGCGCTCGCCCGCGCGGGCATCTCCGTCCTCGCCGTGGACCGCGACCCGCTGACCGCCGAGGTGGCACGCGCCAACGCCGCCGCGCTCGGGCTGGACGCCCTGATCGAGGTGCGGTGCGCCGATGTCACCGAGATCGACACCGCCGCGTACGACGCCGTGTTCGTCGACCCGGCCCGGCGCGGCGGACGCGGCAGGATCTTCGACCCGGAGGCGTACTCCCCGCCGCTCTCCTGGGCGACCGGTGCCGCGCTGAAGGCCCCCCGCGCCGCGCTGAAGATCGCCCCCGGCATCCCGCACGAGGCGGTCCCCGAGCAGGCTGAGGCCGAGTGGATCTCGGACGGCGGCGATGTGAAGGAGGCGGTGCTCTGGTTCGGCGAGGGGTTCGCGGCCGGCTCGTACCGCGCCACGCTGCTCCCGGCCGGCGCGACCCTGTCGGCTCCCGCCGCGCTGCCCGCCCCGCCCGTCGGCCCGGTCGGCCGCTATCTGTACGAGCCGGACGGTGCCGTCATCCGTGCGCATCTGGTCGCCGACATCGTGGAGCGGTCGGGCGGCCGGCTGATCGACGAGACGATCGCGTACGTCACGAGCGACGAACCGTACGACTCCCCGTACACCTCCGCGTACGAGATCACCGACCGGCTGCCGTTCAACATGAAGAAGCTGAAGGCGCTGCTGCGGGAGCGGAAGGTCGGCGTCCTGACCGTCAAGAAGCGGGGCTCGGCCGTCGAACCGGAGGAGCTGCGCCGCAAGATGAAGCTCCAGGGCCCGAACGCCGCGACCGTGTTCCTGACCCGGGTCGCCGGGGCGCCGACCATGCTGATCGGCCACCCCGTGCGGCCGGAGATGCCTTAGGCCAGGTCGGTCAGGTCTTCTGCGTACACCTGGGAGAGCGGCTGCGGGCCCACGTACTGCTGGCAGTTGCACTGCCCGGCTTCGAAGCGGACCGGCTTCTTGCTCTCGTCCCAGGCCGCCGGCACCTCGACCCGCTCATGGCACTTGCCCCGCTTGTCATGCTTCGCAAGGTGGTGCGTGCAGCCGCAGACCGGCTCCGGCGGCCGGTTCGCCGCCTCGACGGCCAGGCGTTCCTGCTTGCTCGCCTCCAGCAGTTCCAGCTTGCGGGTGTGCCGGTTGCGCAGCGCCGTACGGACGTTGTCGACCGCCCATCCGAAGCCGCCGGTCCAGAAGACGATCAGCACCCACCAGTACCACTCCATGTGACACCCTCCCCCTGCGCGGATCCTGCTACGCGGCCAGGATAGGGGCGGGGGCAGCGGTGAGCGCCGCCGCTGACGGAGAACAGCGGCGCGGACCCGCGCGCCCCGACGAGCACCCGCAGCAGCCGACGGCGGTGCACGAACGCCTTGGTGACGCCGGCCAGGCCGGACAGCCGGCCGATCGTCCGGAGGCCCATGAACGACAGGTGGGACGGGCGGGGTCGGTCGACAGCGGGGAGCCCCGCCCGTCCCGGTCCGGTTCAGTCGTACTGCTCACTGTCCAGGTAGTCGTCGTACGCATCGGGCTCGCCGGCCGAGCCGAGGTACTCGGAGTCGTGGACGGCATCCGCCACGTCGGGATCGTGCTCCGGCTCGCCGCTGTAGTCGTACTGATCGGACATGGCGCCTCCTCTCTCGACGGGCACCCGATGCGCCCGGTCACACAGTCAACGAGGCCGCCGAACCGGCCGGTGCGCCCGCGCGACCGGAGTGACTCCATGCGGATGACGGGCGCCACCTCAGTGGCGTACAGCCCGGTTGACCGTGTGCGGCGGCAGCCCCGCCCGGAGCGGCCGCGGCCCGGACCGTCAGGCGTTGAGCAACGCCTCGATGTCGAGCTTCTTCATGCCGAGCATGGCCTTCATGGCCCGGTCCGCCTTGGCCGGGTCCGGGTCGGAGAGCGCCTCGGACAGCCCGCGCGGGACGATCTGCCAGGACAGCCCGTACTTGTCCTTGAGCCAGCCGCACTGACTCTCCTCGCCGCCGTCGGTGAGCTTGGCCCACAGCTCGTCGACCTCCGCCTGCGACTCGCAGTCGACGGAGAGCGAGATCGCTTCGGTGAAGGGGAACTGCGGGCCGCCGTTGAGTGCGATGTACTCCTGGCCGGCCAGCCGGAATTCGACGGTCATGACCGCGCCCGGCTCGCCCGGCGACGCCTCGGTGTAGTGCGTGACGCCCAGCACCTTCGAGTCCCCTCCGAAGATGGAGACGTAGTGGTTCGCGGCCTCCTCGGCCTGGTTGTCGAACCATAGGAAGGTCTTGATCTTCTGCATGGCCTGCTCCTAGGCGACTCGTACGGGGGTGGCTGTGCAAGGTAGACCTTGCCGCCGCCCGAAACTCATCGCGGCGCGCCGCCTTCCTCCGCCTCCTTCTCCGCCCGCGCCAGCAGCAGCGCCTGCTCGCGTGCGTTGCGGGTCAGTCCCGCCGCCCGCACGAATTCCGCCCGCGCCTCGTCCGCACGCCCCAGCCGTGCCAGCAGATCGCCGCGCACGCTCGGCAGCAGGTGGTACGCCGCCAGCGCCCGGTCGCCGGCCAGGGCATCGACCAGTGCGAGCCCGGCCTCGGGCCCCTCGGCCATCGACACCGCGACCGCGCGGTTCAGTTCCACCACGGGTGACGGGGCCGCCTTGGCCAGCAGGCCGTAGAGCGTGGCGATGACCGCCCAGTCCGTCTCCTCGTACGTCACCGCGTGGGCGTGGCACGCTGCGATGGCGGCCTGCAGGGCGTACGGGCCGGGGGCCCCGCCCAGTGCGTTCGCCCGCTCAAGCGCCGCGTACCCGCGCCGGATCAGCAACCGGTCCCAGCGGGACCGGTTCTGGTCGGCGAGCAGGACGGGCTCGCCGTCCGGGCCGGTCCTGGCCGCGGTGCGGGACGCCTGGAGCTCCAGCAGGGCGACCAGGCCGTGCACTTCGGGTTCCTGCCCCATCAGCCCGGCCAGCACCCGGGCCAGCCGCAGCGCGTCCTCGCAGAGCCCCGGGCGCAGCCAGTCGTCGCCCGCGGTGGCCGCGTACCCCTCGTTGAAGATCAGGTAGATCACTTCGAGCACGGAGTCGAGCCGGGCCGCGCGGTCGGAGCCGTACGGCACTTCGAAGGGGACGCCGGCCCGGCCCAGGGTGCGTTTCGCGCGGACGATGCGCTGGGCGACGGTCGGCTCGGACACCAGGAACGCCCGGGCGATCTCGTCGGTGGTGAGGCCGCCGAGCAGCCGCAGGGTGAGCGCGATCCGGGCCTCGGTCGACAGCACCGGGTGGCACGCGGTGAAGATCAGCCGCAGCAGGTCGTCGTCGATGTCGTCGGCCCCCGCGATGTCGTCCGGCCCGGGCGGCTGCACGTCCTCCAGGGTCCGTCCGACCTCGGCGAGCTTGCGGGCGTACGTCTCCTTGCGGCGGACCAGATCGATCGCGCGGTGCTTGGCGGTGGCCGTCAGCCAGGCGCCCGGCCGGTCCGGGACACCCGACTCCGGCCACTGTTCCAATGCCGCGACCAGGGCGTCCTGCGCGAGTTCCTCGGCGATGCCCACGTCCCGCACGATGCGGGCGACACCGGCGATGATCCGCGCGGACTCGATCCTGAATACGGCCTCGACCGCCGCGGCCGCGCTTGCTTCCGTCACGGCCACCCATCAGAGCAGCCGATCAGAAGCGGAGCAAGCGCGGCCGGGCCGGGGGCGGGAGCGCGTACTGGCTCAGCCCTCGGCGATCTCGCGGACCTCGGCGGTGACCGTCCAGTTGTTCGGGTGGATCTCCAGGAACCGCTTGGTCCACTCCAGCGCCTCGGCCTTGTCCTTGCACTGCATGAGGGCGTAGCCGCCGACGACTTCCTTCGTCTCGGTGAAGGGACCGTCGGTGTAGCTCAGCTTGCCGTCCTCCCAGCTGACCCTCGTCCCCTGGGAGGTGGGGGCGAGCCCCGCGGTGTCCAGCATGACCCCGGCCTTGGTGATCTCCTCGAACAGCGCCCCCATGCGCGCCTCGAACTCGGGGTCCGGGGTCTGGGCGGGCAGGTTCTGCTCATCGATGCGGATCATCGACAGAAAGCGCGGCATGGTGACTCCTCGGTGCGGGAGGGCGGGGGCTTTCCCTGCCTCTCACCCTTGCGTCGAACGGGAGACGCCGCAATCGACACACCTCCGGAAGATTTTTCCGGCCTTTATCGCAGGGACGCCCAGAGCCTGCTCGCGGCGGGCTCCTGCGCCACCACCCGGTTGGGGTCGGACGGGGCGGCGACGACGGGCATGGTGACCGTGGTCAGCCCGGTCGAGGAGAGGGCGCCGAGGCTCTGCGCCAGGCCCCTCAGCTCGCCGAGCGAGTCGAGGCCGGTGTCCGTGGTCAGACTGCCGGTGACCGCGTCCACCATCTTGTACAGGCCGGCCGGGTCGGTCAGCAGATCGGTCTTCCCGGCCTCCTGCAGCAGCGCCTCGACCAGCTGTTGCTGGAGCTTTATCCGGCCCAGGTCGCTGCCGTCGCCGATGCCGTGGCGGGTGCGGGCGAAGGCCAGGGCCTGGGTGCCGTCGAGCCGGTGGGTGCCCGCGCCGAGGTGGAGATGACTGCTGTCGTCGTCGATGTCCTGCGTCGTGGTGACGGTCACCCCGCCCAGCGCGTCGACGAGACCGGCGAAGCCGGCGAAGTCGATCTCGATGTAGTGGTCCATCCGGACACCGGTGAGCTGCTCCACCGTCTTGACCGCGCAGACGGGACCGCCGACCGCGTACGCGCTGTTGAACATCGTCCGGTAGGTCGTCGGAGTGGTGCCGCCCGAAGGGGTCGGACACGAGGGGCGCGTCACCAGGGTGTCGCGCGGAATGCTGACGACGGTGGCCTTCGTACGGTCGGCATCGACATGGACGACCATCGCCGTGTCGGAGCGGGCGCCCGTGCTGTCACCGCCGCCGAGCGCGGAGTTCTCGCTGCCGCTGCGCGAGTCCGACCCGAGA harbors:
- a CDS encoding YciI family protein, with amino-acid sequence MPRFLSMIRIDEQNLPAQTPDPEFEARMGALFEEITKAGVMLDTAGLAPTSQGTRVSWEDGKLSYTDGPFTETKEVVGGYALMQCKDKAEALEWTKRFLEIHPNNWTVTAEVREIAEG
- the groL gene encoding chaperonin GroEL (60 kDa chaperone family; promotes refolding of misfolded polypeptides especially under stressful conditions; forms two stacked rings of heptamers to form a barrel-shaped 14mer; ends can be capped by GroES; misfolded proteins enter the barrel where they are refolded when GroES binds); translated protein: MAKILKFDEDARRALERGVNKLADTVKVTIGPKGRNVVIDKKFGAPTITNDGVTIAREVELDDPYENLGAQLVKEVATKTNDVAGDGTTTATVLAQALVREGLRNVAAGASPAALKKGIDAAVKAVSEELLATARPIDDKSDIAAVAALSAQDSQVGELIADAMDKVGKDGVITVEESNTFGLDLEFTEGMAFDKGYLSPYMVTDQERMEAVLDDPYILIHQGKIGSIQELLPLLEKVIQAGGSKPLLIIAEDVEGEALSTLVVNKIRGTFNAVAVKAPGFGDRRKAMLGDIATLTGATVIAEEVGLKLDQAGLDVLGTARRVTVSKDDTTIVDGGGEPGDVKGRVNQIKAEIDSTDSDWDREKLQERLAKLAGGVCVIRVGAATEVELKEKKHRLEDAISATRAAVEEGIVSGGGSALVHAVKVLEGNLGKTGDEATGVAVVRRAAVEPLRWIAENAGLEGYVITSKVADLDKGQGFNAATGEYGDLVKAGVIDPVKVTRSALENAASIASLLLTTETLVVEKPAEEEADAGHGGHGHSH
- a CDS encoding LCP family protein, yielding MGCILVLAAAGAGWAYWHLNQNIRSVDIDSALGDDRPARAPVTVPTAAPSASASPSASASPLPTGVLNILVLGSDSRSGSENSALGGGDSTGARSDTAMVVHVDADRTKATVVSIPRDTLVTRPSCPTPSGGTTPTTYRTMFNSAYAVGGPVCAVKTVEQLTGVRMDHYIEIDFAGFAGLVDALGGVTVTTTQDIDDDSSHLHLGAGTHRLDGTQALAFARTRHGIGDGSDLGRIKLQQQLVEALLQEAGKTDLLTDPAGLYKMVDAVTGSLTTDTGLDSLGELRGLAQSLGALSSTGLTTVTMPVVAAPSDPNRVVAQEPAASRLWASLR
- the groES gene encoding co-chaperone GroES, which produces MTTTSSKVAIKPLEDRIVVQPLDAEQTTASGLVIPDTAKEKPQEGVVLAVGPGRFENGERLPLDVNTGDIVLYSKYGGTEVKYNGEEYLVLSARDVLAIVEK
- a CDS encoding ester cyclase; this translates as MRFVQVIDCKTERFDDMDRLMDEWVEQTKGSRTATHSLIGKDRSNGAHYVEIVEFPSYEDAVANSKLPETDRIFQEIVALCDETPTFIDLDVVRDEQLNQTLSRRFFHEIAVGGNLDAIDEVFAPDYADHDIAKEEETVIGSGSLRDDLIGWRAAFDFSFDLDRQICEGNDVVTLWTWTGTHKGDFMGIPPTGRQCIMTGTTIFRFKNGRIQEGWWHEDVMGLMRQLGAVD
- a CDS encoding VOC family protein; amino-acid sequence: MQKIKTFLWFDNQAEEAANHYVSIFGGDSKVLGVTHYTEASPGEPGAVMTVEFRLAGQEYIALNGGPQFPFTEAISLSVDCESQAEVDELWAKLTDGGEESQCGWLKDKYGLSWQIVPRGLSEALSDPDPAKADRAMKAMLGMKKLDIEALLNA
- a CDS encoding RNA polymerase sigma factor, whose translation is MAVTEASAAAAVEAVFRIESARIIAGVARIVRDVGIAEELAQDALVAALEQWPESGVPDRPGAWLTATAKHRAIDLVRRKETYARKLAEVGRTLEDVQPPGPDDIAGADDIDDDLLRLIFTACHPVLSTEARIALTLRLLGGLTTDEIARAFLVSEPTVAQRIVRAKRTLGRAGVPFEVPYGSDRAARLDSVLEVIYLIFNEGYAATAGDDWLRPGLCEDALRLARVLAGLMGQEPEVHGLVALLELQASRTAARTGPDGEPVLLADQNRSRWDRLLIRRGYAALERANALGGAPGPYALQAAIAACHAHAVTYEETDWAVIATLYGLLAKAAPSPVVELNRAVAVSMAEGPEAGLALVDALAGDRALAAYHLLPSVRGDLLARLGRADEARAEFVRAAGLTRNAREQALLLARAEKEAEEGGAPR
- a CDS encoding class I SAM-dependent methyltransferase, with protein sequence MSSDSGSSRTITRPDTAADPRAVPRLAHNGPVNAFAPTGPTDPRDPSSPSDPSGATDPLTDPLAAFTALRAPEGAALLTELRSYDPAQELATATRLRRSHPAALVSAALGQARLRQRAVAKFGAEDAYRMFFTPNGVEQATRTSVATYRAGRFAAAGVRSVADLCCGIGGDAIALARAGISVLAVDRDPLTAEVARANAAALGLDALIEVRCADVTEIDTAAYDAVFVDPARRGGRGRIFDPEAYSPPLSWATGAALKAPRAALKIAPGIPHEAVPEQAEAEWISDGGDVKEAVLWFGEGFAAGSYRATLLPAGATLSAPAALPAPPVGPVGRYLYEPDGAVIRAHLVADIVERSGGRLIDETIAYVTSDEPYDSPYTSAYEITDRLPFNMKKLKALLRERKVGVLTVKKRGSAVEPEELRRKMKLQGPNAATVFLTRVAGAPTMLIGHPVRPEMP